The nucleotide sequence TGGCGGGAGCGCTGGGACAAACGAATCGTCTTTTTACCACATGTATCCTAAGTAATGATTTCATAAGTAATGTTTCATAAGTAATGCAAGCAAGCTGAGGGTGCATGAGTGCTCCATCTGCCGCTTCGAGTTCAACATCAGCCAGGCCTTGGGCAGCCATATGAGGCGGCATCACGGCGGAGAAGAATGCCGGCGACGTTGATCACCGGAGATGCTGCAGGCCTTGGGCGGCCATATGGACTTGAACCTTCCTAATTTAATTCTGGAAGAATATAGAAATTTATTCCACCAAAAGATTAATTTTTTCCCCCgttttcttatttttaaaaaatccttaaATTCAACAATTATATTAGTGCCTATAATTAAAAACAAGCAAacttttcatttaattttatagaaaatgCTAAGATTTGCTAACTAAGCTTGGTGGAAATTGATCTTTAAAACTAGCTTGTAGATGTCATTCTCTCAGAAATAACAGGAAACTGATAAAACCATGCAGATTGATACCGTTTCACAAATCTATTAGAACAGGAATTGCAGGTTTGCGATCCCAAAGGGGGAAAAAGAATTGTCAGATAAGTTCACCAGTCAATTGCCCAATGTAGCAAAACAAGAAACAAGGATTGAAATTACAAGTACCCACCATGTGTCCATTATATTGATGATAAGCATCACTGTCCTGTGACATGCAAATTAGTTTATCTACTACATTCAAATTCATGAGCACTGGAACAATTGCTTCTCTCAAGACCCGCAGCATGCAGATCTCGTTGCCGCAGAGCCCTCGGCAGCTCCCTGGTCTGGTTTGTTGATCTTAATGGTCCGATCCTGTTCACGAATAACAACTGATTATAATCTTTGTTAAGTATACAGCACTAATTTAAACAGGAGAATTCCCTTCTACCTCAGCTTTGCTATCAGTTTCAGAAAGTCTTTGCTTAATGTCTCTCGCTATTGAAAAGAAAACCTGTTCTACATTCAGATTTGTCTTGGCACTCTGCAGAGCACAAACACCAAATTGCTAATAGAATGTAGAAGCTCAAATAAAATGGATGGATAAGCATTGCAACTTACAGTTTCAAAAAATTGTATCCCGTATTCATCAGCAAGTGCTTGTCCCTTGGCAGTCGGTACAGCCTGTGTGAACCACAAATTCAAATAGATTCATTCGAGGGAAGCCTAAGTAACTATGATAATTGGGAGGAAGCTTAAATTAAAGGAACATACTCGTTTGCTTTCATCCATATCAGCCTTGTTGCCAACAAGAATCTTGTTCACATTGTCAGAAGCATGTTGTTCAATATTTCGGATCCAATTCCTTATGTCTGTAGTCACAAGCACACGAGAAATCAGGGAAAGGAAACAACCTAAATAACTAGATATGAAAATCAAGTGTAAGGTGATTACTGTTAAAAGATGACTCATCAGTGACATCATAAACAAGCAAGATACCCATGGCACCTCGGTAATAAGCTGGGAAAAGGGCAAAAAAAAAAGTGTTACTCCAGAAAAAGCTTTAATATTTTTAAAGGTCAGAACAAAAACTCCCTAGGGAAAAACATATAAATCTACCAGTTGTTATAGTTCGAAAGCGCTCTTGACCAGCTGTATCCCAAATTTGAAGTTTAATTCGCTTGCCATCCAATTCTATAGTTCTTATTTTAAAATCGATACTGCACAAAACATGGGCATCATAATAAACAAGTTGCGGAAGTTGGGGATTTGTAATGTAATCAAGTTAAAAACAGAAGGGCCTAATAGAGTTTCAAGCAGAACCCACCCAATTGTAGTAATGAAACTTGTTGTGAAGGAACCATCAGAGAACCGCAAGAGAAGACAACTCTTCCCGACACCTATAGAAGAAAATCTATCATCAAAATAATGGCAACTCAATAACAAAGAAAATTGTGAATATGTAAGACTAATATTTATACAAACTAGGTCAGATTGTATTTTAGTATATATGAATATATGCATCTTTGCATGAAAAAGttgcataaatagattaaacCTAATAGACTTGTATACAAGGATAACACAACTCTATACAGGAGTCATATGTGTCCAATCTTCAGAGTAACAGAACTAATAAGTCAATTTTGAAGAATTACACAGagctgaatttttcaaaaaacaataaacaaggaaaagagggatgtaAAGACCATAAAGCCACAAAAGGACTCAACAAAATCTGACGcgaagtaattttttaaaaaaagttttcaaCAAGATTTCTACAAGGATGTTTCCATGAAGTCAAAAGCCTCAATCTCATAGATTTCCTTAAAGAAATAGACCCTAATGTTCATTTCCTCGATAAAATGCACATTGTTTCAAAATGCATCCACTCAGGTTGCATAGCTTATACAGTGAGGACCGCCTGCATAAGGATCAGTGGAGCCCAACTAATACTTAGTTTGCTAAGATCTAAGTCATATTGAAGTTATATAAATTAGATTAAACCAGTTTTGCAAACAGAAAATGCAGAAGCAAATATGAAGTTCTTAGCTTGATTGGTAATGGGTTGTGATGGTTGGTTAACATGTGTGCCCTGTGTTTATTGCATAGCAAATATTTACATACATTGTGGATAACTTAGGATGATAAATTAATCATTGTTGTAAATTTTATGAGCCATGGTTgcttaagttgattaaatttacgTATTATATCATAGATGCAAACTCATACATTTTTGCGCATAAGGCATGGAATATTATTGTGATATAActacatattatttttcaaagaaaaatgtaCAGCATATGCGCTGTGCAGTAGCTTGAATGCATAGCTCCTggatacatttttttttaaaaccttgaaaatacaaTGAAAGTTAAAGCTAAGAATATTGTAAAATACTCCAAGCATAATACCGACAGCAATGGCCACTATGGTTAGCCCAACGGAGAACACAAGTTACATGTTAAGGGAAAGAGAATAAGAAAACCTAGATCCTAATCAAACATCAATCCAACAGGATGTTAAACCTAGGCTAGTAAGTCAATGCTCCCCTACAAGCAAATAAGCATGGCATAAACTGAGTTCTATATGTGATGAAAGAAGTCAATTCAGTAGGTCCATTTAATGTTCTGCATTATCAGACCTGCTTTCCCTTGACTCTACTTTCATTCTTATGGAATAATTTCCATTCACCAGATAATGGATTCGAGAATGGTAAAATATCATAGACTTCCTTAAATAAGAATTAGTAAATATATTATGAGGCAAATCCTTGCACGAATCCTAATTCACAATGAGAAATGAATAATGTCACGGATTACAGAAACTGA is from Zingiber officinale cultivar Zhangliang chromosome 7B, Zo_v1.1, whole genome shotgun sequence and encodes:
- the LOC122004976 gene encoding ras-related protein RABE1c; the encoded protein is MAAPPARARADYDYLIKLLLIGDSGVGKSCLLLRFSDGSFTTSFITTIGIDFKIRTIELDGKRIKLQIWDTAGQERFRTITTAYYRGAMGILLVYDVTDESSFNNIRNWIRNIEQHASDNVNKILVGNKADMDESKRAVPTAKGQALADEYGIQFFETSAKTNLNVEQVFFSIARDIKQRLSETDSKAEDRTIKINKPDQGAAEGSAATRSACCGS